From a region of the Lactuca sativa cultivar Salinas chromosome 4, Lsat_Salinas_v11, whole genome shotgun sequence genome:
- the LOC128133492 gene encoding uncharacterized protein LOC128133492 → MPIAPGWLLYSIEYFCLLDRCNNGIDQLLSNCLLSISTMKQVKLSGFFTKRQRPNPNESGEDCSQIPITNQSIPSVSNPNATPQTPITNHSIPSVSNPTPQTPCSNQPNDNVDLKDLPKDPADRPLITSYNSNIRDDVRRAYLLQGPCQNCAYCLYCYLCGDLMGQKGGRDAFVSQGFDTWNKKDAFWTHVGGVDSFHHKAREKCEFLMREKQAINVVLRRLLLKTGLPFRGHDKSVNSENRGLYIEVLKAIRETSEEIFNNTLENAPKNNQLISPKIQKELVQCFAQEVLLSIREEIGQDEQMAIVLRYVDSLGFVKERFIGIVHVKDTSSLTLKNAINEVLTSNKLSFSQIRGQGYDGASNMRGEFNGLKALILQENDTAFYVHCFAHQLQLVVVAVAKKHDGVSDFFEQISLVVNVVCASCKRKDLLREKARERVQKGLCSGDLETGRGLNQETTLVRAGETR, encoded by the exons ATGCCGATCGCCCCTGGATGGCTTCTATATTCTATCGAGTACTTCTGTCTTCTTGATC GTTGCAACAATGGTATCGATCAACTTCTGTCTAATTGTCTTCTTTCAATTTCTACAATGAAGCAA GTTAAACTAAGTGGTTTTTTTACCAAAAGACAAAGACCTAATCCTAATGAAAGTGGTGAAGACTGTTCCCAAATACCAATCACCAATCAATCAATTCCTTCCGTTTCTAATCCTAATGCAACTCCACAAACACCAATCACCAATCATTCAATCCCTTCGGTTTCTAATCCAACTCCACAAACACCATGTTCTAACCAACCTAATGATAACGTTGACTTGAAAGATCTTCCAAAGGACCCGGCGGATAGGCCATTGATTACAAGTTACAATTCAAATATAAGAGATGATGTAAGAAGAGCATATTTGCTTCAAGGGCCGTGTCAA AATTGTGCATATTGTTTATATTGTTATTTGTGTGGCGACCTCATGGGACAAAAAGGAGGGAGAGATGCATTTGTTTCCCAAGGTTTTGATACTTGGAATAAAAAAGATGCATTTTGGACTCATGTGGGTGGTGTTGATAGTTTTCACCACAAAGCAAGAGAAAAGTGTGAGTTTTTAATGAGGGAAAAACAAGCAATTAATGTAGTCTTGAGGAG acttttattaaaaaccggTTTACCGTTTCGTGGTCATGACAAGTCGGTTAACTCGGAAAATAGAGGGCTTTACATTGAAGTGTTAAAAGCCATTCGAGAAACTAGTGAAGAGATTTTCAACAATACTTTAGAAAATGCTCCTAAAAACAATCAACTAATTTCCCCTAAAATTCAAAAAGAACTTGTGCAATGTTTTGCACAAGAAGTACTTTTGAGTATTCGTGAAGAGATTGGTCAAGAT GAACAAATGGCTATTGTTTTGCGTTATGTCGATAGTCTTGGATTTGTGAAAGAAAGATTCATAGGAATAGTGCACGTGAAGGATACATCTTCTTTGACCCTCAAAAACGCCATAAATGAAGTACTTACAAGTAATAAGTTGAGTTTTAGTCAG atAAGAGGACAAGGTTACGATGGGGCTAGCAATATGCGAGGGGAATTCAATGGTTTGAAAGCTTTGATATTACAAGAGAATGACACGGCTTTTTATGTACATTGCTTTGCACACCAACTTCAACTAGTAGTTGTGGCTGTAGCAAAGAAGCATGATGGTGTTAGTGACTTTTTTGAGCAAATTTCGTTGGTGGTTAATGTTGTTTGTGCCTCGTGTAAAAGAAAAGACTTACTACGAGAGAAAGCAAGAGAAAGGGTGCAAAAAGGCTTGTGTAGTGGTGATCTTGAAACAGGAAGAGGGTTAAATCAAGAGACTACACTTGTTCGAGCGGGAGAAACAAGATAG